One window from the genome of Candidatus Omnitrophota bacterium encodes:
- a CDS encoding Na/Pi cotransporter family protein yields MITKDMIFLLMGGLAFFFFGMKTMSDGLKNVAGERLKSILHMATKVPIVGLFVGALVTCLIQSSSATTVMVVGFVNAGLLVLKQAISVIIGANIGTTFTAWLVSTMAVFKISHYALPLVAVGFVINSFGKTKNIKLWGQILMGFGILFIGLSFMKEAFDSLKDSEQVKDIFVNFSSNPLLGVLVGLVFTVLLQSSSATIAIVQVLAFSGLISFSAAIPLILGDNIGTTITAQLAAIGGNTNARRAAMSHTVFNVVGVSYMLIFVYTGWYVKFVEFIIPGQITLKNIMFYIAVSHSLFNVFNAFMFLPFIGALERICIYLVPKKKGAIEIAPQFLEKHLLETPSIAIVQAQKETVRMLSIASQSVSIAVDSFLTNDLSKVRVISELENAVDNLQSEITQYLVELSQRNLSQIQSEELPVLIHCVNDVERIGDHSENILALSERKFEKKLPFTDEAIRELSLMWNELYSMILEIELALNKNDLSIAKNVLLREQRINEFQLKLRRAHVRRLNDGKCNIKSGIVFLDFVDNLEKIGDHLTNIAQGIVGGMRWRPFEKGGKVKAFAQGHHDGELEDD; encoded by the coding sequence ATGATTACAAAAGACATGATATTCTTGCTGATGGGCGGGCTTGCTTTTTTCTTTTTTGGAATGAAGACCATGTCAGACGGGTTAAAGAATGTTGCTGGCGAACGCTTAAAAAGTATTTTGCATATGGCAACAAAAGTTCCGATTGTCGGATTGTTTGTTGGAGCGCTTGTAACTTGCTTGATTCAATCGTCTAGTGCTACAACTGTTATGGTTGTTGGTTTTGTTAATGCAGGGTTGCTTGTTTTAAAGCAGGCGATTAGCGTTATTATTGGTGCAAACATAGGAACCACGTTTACGGCATGGCTTGTATCTACGATGGCTGTTTTTAAGATTTCTCATTACGCGCTCCCGCTTGTGGCTGTTGGTTTTGTTATCAATTCCTTTGGCAAAACAAAAAATATTAAGCTTTGGGGACAAATCTTGATGGGATTCGGTATTTTGTTTATTGGACTAAGCTTTATGAAAGAAGCTTTTGATTCTTTAAAAGATAGCGAACAAGTTAAAGATATTTTTGTTAATTTTAGCTCGAATCCTCTTTTGGGTGTTTTGGTGGGGCTTGTTTTTACGGTTTTATTGCAAAGCTCTAGTGCGACTATCGCGATTGTTCAGGTTTTGGCTTTTAGCGGCTTGATTTCTTTTAGTGCAGCCATTCCGCTTATTTTAGGAGATAACATTGGAACGACAATTACTGCTCAGCTTGCTGCGATAGGAGGCAATACGAATGCCCGGCGCGCTGCAATGTCGCATACAGTATTTAATGTTGTTGGCGTTTCATATATGCTAATTTTTGTTTATACAGGTTGGTATGTTAAATTTGTTGAATTTATTATTCCGGGTCAAATTACGCTTAAAAATATAATGTTTTACATTGCTGTTTCTCATAGTCTTTTTAATGTGTTTAATGCTTTTATGTTTCTACCTTTTATTGGAGCGTTAGAAAGAATTTGTATATATCTGGTTCCTAAGAAAAAAGGCGCTATTGAAATTGCGCCTCAATTTTTGGAGAAGCATTTGTTGGAAACGCCTTCAATCGCGATTGTTCAAGCTCAAAAAGAAACGGTTCGGATGCTTAGCATTGCTTCGCAATCTGTTTCAATCGCAGTTGATAGTTTTCTGACGAATGATTTAAGTAAAGTAAGGGTAATTTCAGAGCTCGAGAACGCGGTTGACAATCTTCAGTCGGAGATTACTCAGTATCTTGTTGAGCTTTCCCAGAGAAATCTTTCTCAAATTCAGTCTGAAGAGCTCCCTGTCTTAATTCATTGTGTTAATGACGTTGAAAGAATAGGAGATCATTCAGAAAATATTTTAGCACTTTCTGAGCGTAAGTTTGAAAAGAAGCTACCTTTTACAGATGAAGCGATTAGAGAATTATCTTTAATGTGGAATGAGCTTTATAGTATGATTCTTGAGATAGAGTTGGCTTTGAATAAGAATGATTTGAGCATTGCCAAGAACGTGCTTCTCCGTGAGCAACGCATAAATGAGTTTCAACTTAAGCTAAGAAGAGCACATGTTAGGCGTTTAAATGATGGTAAATGTAATATTAAGTCCGGTATTGTATTTCTTGATTTTGTCGATAATCTTGAGAAAATAGGAGATCATCTTACAAATATCGCTCAGGGTATTGTAGGTGGTATGAGATGGAGGCCATTTGAAAAAGGTGGGAAGGTAAAAGCTTTTGCTCAGGGTCATCATGATGGTGAATTAGAAGACGATTAA
- a CDS encoding cation:proton antiporter: MMERIFQIFSDISFFHINMLFILGLALFGGTVGGRIFQKMKIPQVVGYIVIGVILGRSGFNIIDAVSMKTLQPFSYFALGLIGFMIGGELSAKVIAKYGKKFVAILLFEGLASFAFVAIAVGVAGTYLTKDASFSWSLGLLLGAIASATDAASTTDVLWEYRTRGPLTTTVFGIVALDDALALLLFAVTASITTKIIGASEESVVLAILHPLYEIGGAIFVGLVSGSILVNLLKKYEDRERVLAFLIGTVLFVLGLSLAINVSMLLAAMVLGAVVVNGVPQISKRVFKLVEEIAPPIFILFFVFVGAKLDFGHITPFAIALIVIYLIGRTAGKMLGAFVGARTSKSSTAVQKYLPFCLFSQAGVAIGLSIVAAHILPPEMGNIVVIVITTTTFFVQMIGPPCVKYAIEKAGEVGLNITEEDLIDETRISELLDTDFPLIKENATLDEILDIFCNHLYSYYPVVDKDKRLKGVVGVESMRQAFMYKDLGNFVIAADIMEFTSFQVSSEASAMEAKKIFDGYHLDFLPVTNKDGDVVGCVEERIFYQLISRKMIEAERKAGLLE, translated from the coding sequence ATGATGGAGAGAATTTTTCAGATATTTTCCGACATATCATTTTTTCATATTAATATGCTTTTTATTCTAGGGTTGGCTCTTTTTGGAGGGACAGTCGGAGGACGCATTTTTCAGAAAATGAAAATTCCTCAAGTTGTCGGCTATATTGTGATTGGGGTTATTCTCGGAAGATCAGGATTTAATATCATAGATGCTGTTAGCATGAAAACTCTGCAGCCATTTAGCTATTTTGCTTTAGGGTTAATTGGGTTTATGATTGGGGGAGAATTAAGCGCTAAGGTTATTGCAAAATATGGAAAGAAATTTGTTGCGATTCTTTTGTTTGAAGGCTTAGCTTCTTTTGCGTTTGTGGCAATTGCAGTTGGCGTCGCGGGGACGTATTTAACCAAGGATGCTTCTTTTTCGTGGAGTTTGGGGTTACTTTTAGGAGCAATTGCCTCAGCAACGGATGCTGCATCAACTACGGATGTTTTGTGGGAGTATCGAACAAGAGGTCCTTTAACGACGACTGTTTTTGGTATTGTGGCACTAGATGATGCGCTCGCGTTACTTCTTTTTGCTGTCACCGCAAGCATAACGACAAAAATTATCGGTGCCTCAGAAGAAAGTGTTGTATTGGCGATTCTGCATCCTCTTTATGAAATAGGAGGGGCTATTTTTGTTGGTTTGGTTTCCGGGAGTATTCTTGTTAATCTTTTAAAGAAGTATGAAGATAGGGAGCGAGTGCTTGCTTTCTTGATTGGCACGGTTCTTTTTGTTTTAGGATTATCGCTTGCTATCAATGTGAGCATGTTGTTAGCAGCTATGGTTTTAGGAGCAGTTGTTGTTAATGGTGTTCCTCAAATTTCTAAAAGAGTTTTTAAACTTGTTGAAGAAATTGCACCTCCTATTTTTATATTATTTTTTGTTTTTGTTGGAGCTAAGCTGGATTTTGGACACATTACTCCATTCGCTATAGCCTTAATTGTTATTTATTTAATCGGCCGCACAGCTGGAAAAATGCTAGGAGCTTTTGTCGGCGCGCGTACTTCTAAGTCTTCAACGGCAGTTCAAAAGTATCTTCCTTTTTGTCTTTTTAGTCAAGCTGGTGTCGCGATAGGTTTATCCATTGTGGCTGCACATATTTTGCCGCCAGAAATGGGCAATATTGTTGTTATTGTTATTACAACAACAACTTTTTTTGTTCAGATGATAGGGCCTCCATGTGTAAAGTATGCTATTGAAAAAGCAGGAGAAGTAGGATTAAACATTACAGAAGAAGATTTAATTGATGAAACAAGGATCTCGGAGCTGTTGGACACAGATTTTCCTCTAATAAAAGAAAATGCAACGCTAGATGAGATTTTAGATATTTTTTGCAATCATCTATATTCATACTATCCTGTCGTTGATAAAGATAAACGCTTGAAAGGTGTTGTGGGTGTTGAGAGCATGCGTCAGGCCTTTATGTATAAGGATTTGGGAAATTTTGTTATTGCCGCAGATATTATGGAATTTACTTCATTCCAGGTTTCTTCTGAGGCTTCAGCTATGGAAGCAAAAAAGATTTTTGATGGATACCATTTGGATTTCTTACCGGTTACAAATAAAGATGGCGATGTTGTTGGGTGCGTTGAAGAGAGGATATTCTATCAGTTGATTTCTCGCAAAATGATTGAAGCAGAAAGAAAGGCCGGCTTGTTGGAATAG